Below is a genomic region from Methanosphaera sp. ISO3-F5.
TGCAAAATTTTGACTCTGTAATAACTGAATCATATACTAAAAGTGATTACCTTACACTTACAGGTAGTGAGGGTACTTATGTTGTGCGTAATGTATCTATTGATGTGCAAAAAAGAGATCTTGCAACATATGTTTTCAGAGTAGAAAAAAAATCACTCATAGAAAATTGTAATCTGAAAGCCTGCCTAAGTGAATGCGTTATAAATTGGGATGCATACCCTTATGCACCTGACTGTATAGGATTATATGTTAAAAGTGTCTCTGAATTAAGAAATAATCATATTGAAATATTGGTTACAGGCAATAGTGGCGGTGATTATTATTCATCATTTGCCGCATTCCTCGGAACAAGTGGCATTACCTTTGTCAATAATACTCTTATTTCAACGAACTGTACAGATGATAGTGGTTATTCATATGGACTGGTAGTAAGATCAAGTAATAATATTATAACAGATAATAAGATCTACATAACATCACACACATATACTGCCGGTATTCATTTGGAAATGGCCACATTCAAAAATAATCTAATAAAAAATAATTATATCAATGTGACAAGTAGCTGGGGTAATGCACCTTGGGGAAATATTGCAGTAGCATATGGTATTAACATGCTGGACTTCCAATACACAGGAAACGTGTTTAGTATGGGTGGAAGTCATCCTAACAATAACACAATCATACAAAACAATATTACAGGTTCAGCTGCCCAAATATACGGTGTTGAAATGTATGGAGGATACAACAACAATATTTCTGAAAACAATATCACACTCTATGCAAGAACAGCAATGGGAATAGGAATAATAGGTGCAAACACAATAGCAAACAACAACAACATCGTCGTACTGGGTGAACATAACCTAACCGAAGGTACTGCAGACTATCTTAAAGCAAAAACAGCAGGATTATACACATACCTAACAAACACGGGAATAGAATTTAAAAACAACACAGTATACAGTGAAAATGCTCCGGGCATAATCATTGAAAACTCACAAAATACAATCATAGAAGACAATTATGTGATTAGTGAAGGACATGACTACAGCGTATCACTTGGTGGTTCAAACATCACAGTTATAAACAATATTCTAGAAGCAAGAAATAACCTAGGAGACAATTCTGTAACTGGACAAGTAAACAACACAGTTGAAAATAACACATACCCATATGAACCTATCATTACAGTTGAACTTCCTGAAAAAATAGTTACAGGTACTCAAATACCAATCATCATAACATTAAAAGATGATCAAGGACAACCATTAACAAATAAAAAAATTCGAGTACAAGTAAGTAAACAAAACACGCCAGAAGAATTAACAACAAATACTAATGGAAACAGCATATATTATTACACCCCAACAAGTGACGGAACAAAAACAATAACAATCACCAGTCCTCAAGAAAACCATATACAAGAAACCAGTTACACAACAGAATTCAACGTAATACAAAAAATCATACTTACACCAGAAAACTTCGATACATACATAACTGATGGAAAATTCAACGATAAAGTATCAGAGAGTGCTATTATTGATGTTAGTGGTAAATTTGATGACGAAAGATACGCATTTACAGTAAACAAACCAGTAAATATGATATCAAGTAGTGGTGATGCTTTCTTCTGTTTCTATTCAACACCAAAAGTAGAAGGAACAAGTGAACTGCCAGACTACTCATTCATCATAAACAAGGAAGGATCAGGAACAAACATCACAGACATACACTTTGAAAACACGATGATTGTAACAACCGAAGCACATGACATAGTATTCGATAATATTACTTCTTATTGTACTAGTGGTTATGGTTGGGGTCGTGGATCAACCAGTATCCGTAACAGCCAGAAYRTCACAATCAAAAACTCATACTTCAACACAACAGACAAYAACGGAGTAAGTACAGTAGTATTTGCAGCATCASAAAACTGTYTRCTAGAAAACAGCACAGTAGTAGGAAGYGGATTCATAGGAAACCTCGTATAYGCAACCACATACAACGTTGAWGTAAAMGACAMATACGGAAACAACAAYATCACCATWCGTGGWAACAARATAATRGGACGMRACCTACAASTAGGAAGTGCAACATGCTACAGYRTATGCGTAATWGGWRACAAYATYACAGTYGAAAACAAYTACATAGAAAACAGYAACAARTACCTTATCATGACACAATACAARGACGATGCATATGAAGTAGCAGGAAGCACCGGTGGACTAACCATTAGAAATAATTCATTTGGTCCAGGAAAAATAGGAGTAACATTCAACCCATGCACAATAACMRACAACACATTCTATGGAAACGTAACACTAGAAGTWACCGAAAATACAATACAAGCAAACAACACCAACAAAAACGAAAATGAAAATCCATATGTCAGTGAAGAAACAAGTACAACACACCCTACAAAAATAACAATAAACGCACCCCAAAATTACATCTATGAWGAAAACACACAATTCACARTAACCGTAACCGACCARAMAACCAACACACCMCTAAACAAGGGATACMTTGAGGTATACTCMGATGGAACACTATACAAAAACATCACAATAAACCAAGATACAACAACATTCACCTACAACAACCAGGAAATAGGACCACACCACGTAAGAGTATGGTACTACTCACCAGATGAAAACATAGAAAATACACAAAAACTACACACAATAGAAGCACAAAAAATAACCGGACAACTAAAACTRGAAACAAAAAACAACCCAGAAATCGGAGAAACMATAACACTAAAAGTAACATACACACTAAACAAAAACAAGAACCATCAAGCWAAYATWACMTTYGAAYTACCRGGACAAAAACCAATAACCATAACAGCASYAAACAAYASWGCAACACTCRAAACCAYRATAACAACWGAYTACATTAAAAAYATTCTRGGAGGAAGAGAACAAAACATAAAAATCACAGCAAACACCAACGACACMAACATAGAAATAACAGGCCTCACCACAAAACTAGGAGTAACAAAAGCAACMACMARTATAGAAATAACACCANAYAMRATNMAAAATAGGACAAGCAACCACCATAACAGCAACAATTAAAACACCAAACAACACRACCATAAACACAGGAASWATAACATTCACAGACSAAMAAGGAAACAMMATMKCAACAGTRAACGTKCAAAACAACAAAGCAACAACCACCATCACATACAACAACACCGGAAACACACARATAAACGCMRYATACACAGAAACMATAYACTACAAATCAAGCAACAAAACAACAACAATAAACRTAGAAAAATATGATACAAAAATCACAAGCACAACCAGCACGGCCAAATATGGTGAAAAAACCAGTATAACCGGAAAACTAACCGATGAAAACAACAAAGCAATAAMCAAYRCAGACATCAYAATCACAATCAACGGAGTACAAAACAAGGTAACAACAAACAAYAACGGAGAATACACACTCACAACCAACATAAACAAAGTAGGACAAAACACAGCAACAATAACATACAATGGAAACACCAACTACAAYCCAACCASYACAACCACMACMATMAMMRTAAACAAACAAGACACCANCATNMACAACMARTAMTATACCAGCAACAAAATAYRSTGAAAGYGTAACAATMACAGGAACACTCAAAGACAAAAATGGNAAANCAANNTASCAAACGCYAAYATAAAACTAARCATAAACAAYAAAGAAACAACARYWACMACRAAYAANCANAGGAACATACACATACACAACAMMAGCARMYACCACAGGAACCAACACYATCAYAATAACRTACGATGGAAACACMAWCTACAACAGTGCCAATACACAGRCWACATTYACAGTAAACAAACAAGACACAAAAATCACAATCAATACWAAAAATGTTAAATATGGAGAAACTGTCACAATAACWGGAAAACTMACMGAYGAAAACAAMMAAGCAATAACCAACACAGACATCACACTAWCACTAAACAACAACAAACACAACATAAAAACAAACAACAACGGAGAATACACATAYRCAAYMACAGCWRMYACMRYAGGAAYCAACAATRTMACARTAACATACAATGGAAACASYAACTACAACCCAACMASCACAACCACMACAATAAACATAAAYAAACAAGACACCNCYANTCACAAYAAAYARTATACCAGCAACAAAATACACWSAAAGCGTAACAATMACWGGAACACTCAAAGACAAAAACRGTAAAACACTAKCAAACCAAAACATMMAACTAAACATWAACGGWAAAACAGTCACAGKAAAAACAGATAAAAACGGAGCATACTCCTACAAACAYAYWACAAACAAAGTAGGMACCAACAACYTRACAGTAACATTTGCTGGCAATAATAACTACAACAGTGCMAATACMMRGACAACATTYACAGTAAACAAACAAGACACCACWATCACATTAAACAATATAAAATCCACATACACCAGCAACGCAACAATMACMGGAAAACTCACRACCMATGAYGGTAAAATATTAGCAAACCAAAACATRMAWYTAAAYATMAACGGYAAAACAGYCACARTAAAAACAGATAAAAAYGGTATATTCACWTACAAGTACCAGACAAACAAAGTWGGAACMAACAACATMACMSYAACWTACAMWGGAAACASTAACTACCAGGGYACAWCACTYARRAAAACATTCACWGTAAGCAAAYTGGAYCTKAAAATMACSATWAACAAAATAACRACAGTTGCATATGGTGAAAAGATAATAATCAAGGGAACATTCAAAGACAAAAAYGGTAAAATACTAGGAAACAGYAAACTAAAACTYAACATCAACGGMAAAACMGYSACAATAAAAGTAAACAAAAACGGARTATTCACMTAYAAACACACCACAMRAAAAGTAGGAACCAACAACATCACCATAACACACCMGGGAACAAAAAACTACAAYAAAATCACCAMRAARGCAACATTCAAAGTAACCAARCAAAACYTWAAAATCACAYTMAACAGGACAAACAAGGTAGGCTACGGATCCAAAGTATACGTCAAAGGACAACTAACCGATAAACAYGGTAAAATAATAAGAAACACAGTAATAACCATAAAYATTAACGGYAAAATMATAAGAGCYAAAACYAAYARYAARGGAATATACAACCAYAGYYTAACAACCACCAAACTAGGAAYCAACAACATCACAGTAACATACCCTGGAAACAAAAACTATAATAAAATCACCAAGAAARCMACATTCACAGTAACTAAACAAACAGTAAAAATAACCACAAATACTAAACAGGTAAAARRAACCAAGAAAGTAACAGTYACKGGAAAACTMACGACMAARGATGGTAAAGCATTAAGAAACAGTAAAGTAACACTCACAATYAATGGTAAAAAGAAAACCGCRAAAACAAACAMCAAAGGARYWTACACATTAACAGTYACTGCTAAARCTGGTAAGAATACTTTGATTGCAAGTTTCACAGGAAACAAGTATTATAATAAGTATACTGGAGCTAAAAAAGTMTTCAGTATTGCTTARWTTTYWTWTSRTNNGATAWWGWWTWTTYTTATCTNNWTTTTTANCTTTTTTTNRATTAWTTTTTCAAAATTTTTTTATTTTTTTATTAGTCTAATGTTTTTTATAATAATTTATATTTATTGGAATAGTCATAATTGTTATATAAGAAAGTAGTTATGAGATTATAATATCTACTAATTGATAGACTAATAAAAAATTTTTTTTTATTGGGGTGAATAATGAATATGAAAACGAAAGGTATATTATTTTTGCTTTGCATACTCTCATTATTTTTTTGCCTAGCAGTAGTTTCTGCTAGTGATGTTCAATCAAATGATTCGAACATTATCCAAGACAAGGATACATCAATAAATGCTGATGTCACAGCAAATAATAATGTTGCAAAGACAAAAGAAATTGTTAAAACAAGTAATAAAAATGTTAAAAAGGCTTCAGATACTATAACTGTTACAAGCAGTAATTATGCTAAATATTTCAAAACCAACACTACTACTGGAATTTCCAACACGACCAGTCTGGTGAAATCTGGAAATATTATTAATTTGCAGGGTAATTTCAAGGATGTTACTTTTAATGCTGATAAGAAAGGTTTAACCATTACCAGTATTGGTAAAAAGGCAAGGTTAACTGATTGTACTGTTTATGTTACAAAAAATGGTGCTGGTTCTAAGGT
It encodes:
- a CDS encoding Ig-like domain repeat protein — encoded protein: MPATKYTZSVTITGTLKDKNXKTLXNQNIXLNINGKTVTXKTDKNGAYSYKHXTNKVGTNNLTVTFAGNNNYNSANTXTTFTVNKQDTTITLNNIKSTYTSNATITGKLTTXDGKILANQNXXLNINGKTXTXKTDKNGIFTYKYQTNKVGTNNITXTYXGNXNYQGTXLXKTFTVSKLDLKITINKITTVAYGEKIIIKGTFKDKNGKILGNSKLKLNINGKTXTIKVNKNGXFTYKHTTXKVGTNNITITHXGTKNYNKITXKATFKVTKQNXKITXNRTNKVGYGSKVYVKGQLTDKHGKIIRNTVITININGKIIRAKTNXKGIYNHSLTTTKLGXNNITVTYPGNKNYNKITKKXTFTVTKQTVKITTNTKQVKXTKKVTVTGKLTTKDGKALRNSKVTLTINGKKKTAKTNXKGXYTLTVTAKXGKNTLIASFTGNKYYNKYTGAKKVFSIA